From one Gossypium hirsutum isolate 1008001.06 chromosome D08, Gossypium_hirsutum_v2.1, whole genome shotgun sequence genomic stretch:
- the LOC107899172 gene encoding F-box protein At5g03970 codes for MKSRRMKHEGVLHTALSCDDILCNILIRLPPKSITKFVIVSKRWLHLICSSSFRHSYLSRWRVGFNLLGFFVCNSLYLGRPKGGARRPRSEPALPLLSSSREGDDLKFSGVLKKLGYFIDSSDGLLLCGRHPKTYFVWNPITKQQYKLPHPRVHFEELCMAFIVEDSPDDEICYRVVRAKCESRFEEVYVVTIETFLSKISTWCYSKLRCSSTISLSPWTSGTVIGGVIHWYAALGNIAIYDPYHHEKHIALVKLPGPFDFDEQVLGESSDGCLQYGWSCKAGLQIWVLEKGFDGYSSLFSTNEQSSLSWSLRYKLNFKIMWRKNPTLATKCVTRKETEILAFSPQDSKSVFIRSGSSIYLYHIGSGRMEVIQYQGRGSSILSDFSKVVPYFKRAWPQSTLCCGGNSST; via the coding sequence ATGAAGAGTAGACGGATGAAACATGAGGGTGTTCTTCATACAGCATTGAGTTGCGATGACATCCTCTGCAATATCCTTATCCGGTTACCACCCAAATCTATAACCAAGTTTGTTATTGTATCAAAGCGGTGGCTGCACTTGATTTGCAGCTCTTCTTTTCGGCACAGTTATTTGAGTAGATGGAGGGTAGGTTTTAACCTGTTAGGATTCTTTGTGTGCAATTCCTTGTACCTTGGAAGACCTAAAGGCGGTGCTCGTCGCCCCCGTTCTGAACCTGCTCTCCCATTGCTGTCTTCTAGTAGAGAGGGTGAtgatttgaagttttctggggtcCTTAAAAAGCTTGGTTACTTTATCGACTCTTCTGATGGCCTTCTTCTTTGTGGTCGTCACCCGAAGACCTATTTTGTATGGAATCCCATCACCAAGCAACAATATAAACTACCTCATCCGAGGGTGCACTTTGAGGAGTTGTGCATGGCCTTCATTGTTGAAGACTCACCTGACGATGAAATCTGCTACAGGGTTGTTCGTGCAAAATGTGAAAGCAGATTCGAGGAGGTCTATGTTGTTACAATAGAAACTTTCTTGTCAAAGATCAGTACGTGGTGTTATTCCAAGCTTAGATGTTCTTCAACTATATCTCTATCTCCTTGGACTTCAGGTACCGTGATTGGAGGTGTCATCCACTGGTATGCAGCGCTGGGGAACATAGCTATTTACGACCCGTATCATCATGAGAAGCATATTGCTTTAGTTAAACTCCCGGGGCCATTTGATTTCGATGAGCAAGTTCTCGGGGAGTCTTCGGACGGGTGTCTACAGTATGGTTGGAGCTGTAAAGCTGGCCTGCAGATATGGGTTCTTGAAAAGGGCTTTGATGGTTATTCATCTTTATTCTCAACTAATGAACAGTCGAGTCTTTCTTGGAGCTTGAGATATAAGTTGAATTTCAAAATCATGTGGAGAAAGAATCCAACACTTGCCACAAAATGTGTTACACGGAAAGAAACCGAAATACTGGCATTTTCTCCACAAGATTCCAAATCAGTCTTCATTAGATCTGGATCAAGCATATATCTCTATCACATCGGGAGTGGAAGGATGGAAGTGATCCAGTACCAAGGTCGTGGATCTTCTATCTTATCGGATTTTTCCAAAGTAGTACCCTACTTTAAACGAGCTTGGCCCCAGTCTACCTTGTGTTGTGGTGGAAACAGCTCGACATGA